From the Labrus mixtus chromosome 17, fLabMix1.1, whole genome shotgun sequence genome, one window contains:
- the pla2g3 gene encoding group 3 secretory phospholipase A2, which yields MTHIAPLLTLLFTSSLVRWAAAEASILCPWTRVLPSGQVHYTFVRRDPRQASPSPRLYHSAWSGRTLLSCAWSEHAGVVQNYLSLCQERTHEFVDHSDDNFNTDIMFEAGDMCASVDSSDAGGHAGKRSVRSVAGSSSEKHEGRAERSEVRSRVKRGFIVPGTLWCGSGNKAPSFDDLGVFSDTDSCCREHDQCKDTILSFHSQFGVFNSNIFTMSHCDCDNKFRRCLMESNDSIADVVGYTFFNLLKMHCFEFSHRLQCTQRNWFGMCKEMKLALYADVHPPSLYESENQTAANMNSSIINTTAPRELLESSKSDPKLHSITAAAASTPTPSTSSTSASITPVTHGNATAVTKTPTGSKPDRLENTLPTKNWTLPHLDADVTERQTSCAVYKDLDKCRNKILPQQKRFGLHNLETRTLYHCNCTSRLFQTLAKQRKLTQVQTLLLGHVSKSCFLTQDCTTDNICTAVLVQAQLPQPDKMIGTDMEEQRHLQAVTQKVRRPNSRRGKRKDRAVRLHRLCLKMSRAKYSKMLISRM from the exons ATGACGCACATCGCTCCTCTTCTCACGCTGCTTTTCACATCGTCACTCGTGCGATGGGCGGCTGCAGAAGCGTCGATCCTCTGCCCCTGGACTAGGGTTTTACCCAGCGGACAGGTGCACTACACTTTTGTCCGGAGGGACCCCCGGCAGGCCTCTCCATCTCCGCGGCTCTACCACAGCGCCTGGTCCGGACGCACTCTGCTCAGCTGCGCCTGGAGCGAGCACGCAGGAGTGGTGCAGAactatctctctctgtgccaGGAGCGCACGCACGAGTTCGTCGATCACTCAGATGACAATTTTAATACGGACATCATGTTCGAGGCAGGGGACATGTGCGCGTCTGTGGATTCATCTGATGCCGGAGGGCACGCTGGGAAGAGGTCAGTGAGGAGCGTGGCTGGTTCATCATCTGAGAAACACGAAGGTCGAgctgagaggtcagaggtcaggagcCGTGTGAAACGTGGATTTATTGTACCAGGGACCCTCTGGTGTGGCTCTGGAAACAAGGCTCCATCATTTGATGACCTGG GTGTTTTTTCCGACACGGACAGCTGCTGCCGAGAACACGACCAGTGCAAAGACACGATCCTGTCCTTTCACTCACAGTTTGGTGTCTTTAACAGCAACATCTTCACCATGTCCCACTGTGACTGTGACAACAA GTTTCGCAGATGTCTGATGGAGTCCAATGACAGCATAGCTGATGTGGTGGGTTATACTTTCTTTAACCTGCTGAAGATGCACTGCTTCGAGTTCTCCCACAGACTCCAGTGTACTCAGAGAAACTGGTTTGGCAT GTGTAAAGAAATGAAACTGGCTCTGTATGCGGATGTCCATCCACCCTCACTGTACGAGTCTGAAAATCAGACCGCAGCCAACATGAACAGCTCCATCATAAACACCACCGCACCCAGAGAACTCCTGGAGAGCAGCAAGTCAGACCCCAAGCTTCACTccatcactgctgctgcagcatccACACCTACACCCTCGACAAGCTCCACCTCTGCCTCCATCACACCTGTCACCCACGGCAACGCCACAGCTGTCACAAAAACACCCACAGGATCCAAACCAGACAGGCTCGAAAACACTCTACCCACTAAAAACTGGACTCTGCCTCACCTGGATGCCGATGTCACAG AGAGGCAGACGTCGTGTGCTGTGTACAAAGATCTGGACAAGTGCAGGAACAAGATCCTCCCCCAGCAGAAGAGATTTGGACTTCACAACCTGGAGACCAGGACGCTGTACCACTGCAACTGCACCAGCAG ATTATTCCAGACTTTGGCTAAACAGAGAAAACTGACCCAAGTGCAGACTCTCCTTCTGGGACATGTGTCTAAGTCCTGCTTCCTCACACAGGACTGCACAACAGACAACAT ATGTACAGCAGTTCTGGTGCAAGCACAGCTTCCTCAGCCGGATAAGATGATCGGTACAGACATGGAGGAGCAGCGCCATCTGCAGGCCGTCACCCAGAAGGTCAGGAGGCCAAACAGCAGGCGAGggaagagaaaagacagagcAGTGAGGCTGCACAGACTGTGCCTCAAGATGAGCCGAGCCAAATACAGCAAGATGCTCATCAGCAGGATGTGA